The sequence TGTCAAGCGAAGAAATTTGTTTAGTCATTTTAACTGGAGTAAAATTTTTGGTTTCAACTTAATGTTCTGCAAAATTGACAGGCTTTAAGGCAATCTAACAGGGTTTTCTCtaaaaataattgattttattgcCACAGTGAACAGCTGCcagcattttgaaaataaatcagCTTATTTTAATTAGAAACTTATGCTCACGGCGCTCAGTACATTGTTCTTATGACCACGGGGCCACAGAAATCTCTGTTACATCAACAGCCTTCACTGTTGTTCTGATCTGTTATGTTTACAGTTTTCAATGGCATTCTTATGGCGacaataaaaatgtttaagtagAAGTTGCTTCTCCGAGTGAGAGTAGACATAAATAGCAACACATTTCTAGGATAAAATCAAAACAGATGTTCATTAAAAATCGAAAGTTAATTTGGCCTTAATCTACTAAATATTATATTacaatggtagcgtgctccgcctatcacaccgtatgccttgggttcgcaccccgggcaaagcaacatcaaaattttagaaataaggttttacaattagaagaatttttttctaagcggggtcgcccctcggcagtgtttggcaagcgctccgggtgtatttctgccatgaaaagctctcagtgaaaactcatctgccttgcagatgccgttcggagtcagcataaaacatgtagttaccgtccggccaatttgtacggaaaatcaagaggagcacaacgcaaattggaagaggagctcggccttagatctcttcggaggttatcgcgccttacatttatttattttattatattacaacAAATTGTAGATTTCTCCTCTGACTATGAAATAAACAGTTACGAGAAGGTAGGATATACGAGAGTATACTTAATGTATCAAtgtatcaaatttcaacaaaagtaGTAAGATGCCACCGCAAGCGAGGTCAAGCAATGCCTCAGGGCTAAGCGCTTTAGTAGCCGCATGACAATCTTTATATATTGGTCCTCCTCCTGGAAGGCACTTCACTGTGCGGGCAACCTAATTTTCAGCCCAACACCGAGCTTGTGGCAGAATACTATACCCGAACAGAGGTCTATCAACATGTTTACCAGACTCTCATCCCATATTGCTTTCTCAGTCCATATTTTTCTTGACAAAATATGAGTTGCGAATATTATAACTTCAGCAGAAGCCGGTTTATGTCCCACGGCACGAAGTGGGCTGCTGCCGTTTTTCCCACGATGTCAACCAGGTGCAAGTTTATCATTTGGTGACAGTCTTGGTGTTGTAAGTAAGACCCAGCTTATTCCAACTGTCTCCCATTGCTGCACTGCTTCAAATATTTTGACCGTGAAGAGGAACCtataaaagaataaataaatgaaaggcgccaGAACCTCCATatgattttaagccgagcttctcttcctatttgcgtcgtgctccttttaatttatcctacaaattgccgggacgggacccacttgttttatgccgattccgaacggcatgtgCAAGATGAATTTTCACGGAGaacttttgatggcagaaatacactcggagtgcttgccaaccaCTACCGAGCGGTGAacacacttagaaaaattttcttctaattgaaaaatcatgTTTCTAAAATGAAAAGTCTTTACTTCGCATTAAACCAGAACGCCATTGAAGAGAACTACCGGAGTGAGTTATTGTTGTTTGCCAATTTACCCTCGAGAGCAGTACAAAGAAAGCGAAGCTTTAATAGCACCAACGTCTGCATTACTGAAGGTTCCATGATAGTTTGCTATTAAAAATAAACATAAGGTACTGGAACCCTATCGGACAGCACAACCGATACTCCCGCAATCCGATTGCCTTCACTCTGTCGGTACAAGTCTGTCACTAAATAATTTGCTCATGAATTCTCTCAGAGTCGATTCTACTCCCATTATTGTGACGGCCCATTTAATTGCCACTGATATAGCATAGTTGAAAGATTCTTCTATGTCCATCATAAATTCTTTGACCTTGAAAGATCCCTTTATAAGTTTAATATGGGAATGAAGACCTGTTTCTGCACTTACAATAGACTTGCTGGGATGCCGCAAATCATTATTATCGAGGAGTCCGGCAAGGGTGAATAAACGTCATATCTATTAGAGAATTTTGGCCAAAAAGCAGTAAGTTTTGGCTATTACAAACACAAGTGCTCTCAATACGGAGTTGATAATGACTGAATTAAGTTCTAACACAACTCAAGTTGTAATGGCCATaaagaaagtttttaataataaattaaaatttaactacTTCACAATACtgattaaaagtaaaaaatagtaaattaaaatacaacttacaactaaaatatataaataattaattttaatgaTACGTTATTTCAGTATATCTCCTAACAGTAAATCGCGTCAGTAGTTACGAGCACTTGATATCACAGTTTCAAAGACGACCACAAACACCTAGAGATTTCATTTCCTCCAACTATTCGATGCAGGATCACTTTAGCATTTGATACCTtctgcaataaaaaaatttttaaatattaatatttgcGCCAAAACAAatccaaattattatttttattaagcggCATATTTAGTTATTTTAAGGCAAATAAAtaagttattaaaataaatagttagtTTCTACCTTCAGCTGAAATAGCACAGTTATATAGTCGAACGTGTGCAAAATGGAGTGTGTGCCAATGGGAGTGCAACACATCTGATAAAAGGGACAAGGAAGCTGGTATTTTGAATTGATGTACGATAGGGGGGAGTGCCGCGatacctttttaaaataccccaCAATTGTCTAAGAGCACGGAAACGCaaataaagtcaaaaataaaaataattcttttcTCTCTAATCATTTCTTTTTCTTATCCTTGGCCTATCCTTATACACATTATCTCCACTCGCACTCTAATTATCTCTCTTACTTGCAAACTCTCATACCCACTCTTACTAACTCTTCTACTTCCGCCACTAAATAACGCATATATGGAATCTATTTACCAAATGTCCGAAAATCTCTTCCAGCTAAATTACCTCGTATATGGaatatatataccaaatattgCACATCCCTTTAAATAATTATGAAGATATCGCGGAGTTACACCTGTGTGGCACCGCACTCTCGCTCCTTCTCCCACTCCCACGTGCTCtatttctattattattattctatttatagaatcTGCATATATAATTACGGAGATATAgagaatttaaatatttgtttgatttatatatcaaaaattgtatacCCCGGGGGAcccttcaaataaaattacctagatatagcaaatataaattttgtttcaCTTCTACTCCGACTTTAAATCCCACTTTTCCTCGTTTTTCCTCTCCCACCTAAAACCTCATTGTAGATTGAGGCTCCGTGAAGATTAGCCTCAGGTTGTTTAGAGGTAATTTTTGGGTTTCTTCTGGATTAGATAATTTTTGGACCATTTCGACACAATTTTCGTATATTGTTTTTGGAATAATATAGGGGAAATTTCGTGTTTATATCAAATCTCTTGGGGATTTTTTTCAGGGCTAAATTCGAAACTATGTTGGTTAGTTCGGAATTGTGTACAGaattatttcggaactatttctaaATTTCTTCACTACTAACTACTATTTCAGGATTATCATTGGAAcctttccgggactatttcgagattttCTAGGACTACTTCGGTAGTGTATACAGATTGTGTTCTGGactgtttttgtaaaaatatggTCGAAATTCGAAAGTATTTCAGGACTGTTTCGCGAATCACTTTGGAAAGACAATTCTACTATTGTGTGTGTTATTCACCCAATTAAGCTGCTGTTTAGCAAAAAGTTAAATAATAACTGCGATTATTCAAAAATATACACCTGACGTCATCATTGTAAAAGAGTAAGTAATCTAACACTTCCTTTGTGCCTTTTTTACGTGTTTATTGTAGGTGATGAAGACAGCAGGATGAATATCGTATAGCATACACAAATAATGCACTAAACCATGGTTAAACTtgtctctacagcaacaacatacatacctttgttcagattgtcaaaatctgcgtgttggtgttaggcgaatgaaatggagagaaaacataaaactttgcaattcttgtgtgatgtgggaaaataatgcgctaCATTAGATGCATTCACTAAAAAAAAATAGCTTAAAGTGATGtgaacctatttttttataaaaaataaaccatcacggtagaaaataattttcaatgtgttggttacattttgtgGTTGCCATCTTCTTTTAACAATTcctataccagtgaaatgaaaaaaataaaatcagctgatgagatgagccaaccatataattgagcacttcgttttgtaacgtcgtcgcgtcaagttcgttttccctacaactcaaccgcgtgctataaaaggacgctattaATGTGGTTGAGAATAAAGTGGCGGATAATGCGGGAATCGAAGTGACAAAAGGTTAAATTAAAAGCGTTTATCTTACTTGGAGTAAACGATCAAATCAAAAGCgtttatcgtacttggagtaaaccatcaaatcaaaAGCATTTATCGTACTTGGAAAACCAAGCTAGACATCTGAAAGATTTCATAATATAAGAATTAGTTATGGCGTTATAGCTTTCAAGTAAGTCGGGCCGAGGTAGTCTTTCATTCAAATAAATGAATGGAagcaacttaaaactacaaacaaacaaacaagcaaACAAACATATAATTGAGCTATGGCACTAAACATACCTTTCAAAGTTGTACTAAACTAGGAAAGTTTGTACAtgtgaaacaaaaacaataactttACAACTGTGCTAACACAATAGCATGATTTTAGAAATACTATAAATAGAACATATTGCGAAATCCCTAAATGAATAATTGTTACACTCACTGCTATTATATGATAATACTCGTCGACAAATACCACGATGATCTCTCATATGACATTTCATGCATGGTCGCTCTTTCACTGGTGCCGATAATATTTGTGATGTAAATATTTGTATGCGTTGAGGTGCATAGAAAATCACGCGACGGCTCTCAGTTTCACTGGGTGCACTTAACACTAACAATGCACATATTAATAATGTACAAACGCTGAATTTCGTCATTTTCGCTAACATCATTTTGAAATAGTATATATTTAACTATAAATTTTATTAGAGTATGTTAGCACGTATTCCTTTTTGGCGTGCTGTTAAATTAACTCctgattttctttttatttgaagGTATTTGGTAACGTACAATGTAGTTATTGTTACTTTCAATGCCGGCTTCGGCTTCTTACTGATCACAAACAATTATACGTGCCACTACTTAAGACGTACAATAACAAACGTATTTTATTGGTAGCAAAATGATAACGCGGGCATTGCTATTTGTCCACATGGGTAGTGTTGTATAGCTGCCAGTCATGAAGGGGTTTGTAAACTCATTTTGATCAAAAAGATTTATATCTCTTTTTAAGCAAATTACGGGGAATTATTGCTGAATTTGACAGCTCGACTATGTACTGctacatttgtatgtacatatatagagaACTTTCTGCTAGAGGAACAATCTAGTCGAAAGCGTGCTTATttggacaaaaacaaaaaaaaaaacaaagcttcatcatcatcattaattggcgcttaaccgcctaagcgatttgcGCCTTTCGTACCAAGTCACGCCAGCCACTACTATTTCGCGTTAACTTACGCCAATTAGTAGCACCAAAGGAAGTCAAATTTTCCTTAACTTTCCTCCCCCAACTAAGTGGAATTCACCTCTTCATAGCCAACGAAGCCTTTATTGGTTGTATCTACATAAATCGGCATCATAGAAAGAACCATAAAACTTCCTTATTACTTTTCTCCCTAACAGTCCAAGGGCCTTTTTCTTTCGAAACCGTCCATGATTTCGAGCCatatatcaggacaggtatgatgagtaaCTTGTAAAGCGTCATTTTTGTTCatcgagaaaggactttacttttaaatttcctaTTCAGTACAAAGTAGCACTAGTTGCCAAGAGTATTCTCTGTTTGATTTCTAatttgacattgtttttgctgttagtGCTGGTTCCCTAAAAgatgaaatccttcacagtctcgaattaatatccatcaacagtgacgtggctgcaaaGGCGCGAGTGCGCCGATTATTTTTTGAAACACAGCAACTACTtcatcttgtcctcatttaccgcaacaTCCACCTTTTTTGcctctttttttttaatctggAGAAAGCAGCCCTCAAAGCGCATTTGTTCAGTGCAATAATATCAATACCTTCAGCTTACGCTGGCTAAACTTGATAGTAATATCAACGGTATTGAGGAGAAACGTATATATTTAAGCTAAAAAATCAGCTTTCTACCACAAAATACTTTTGATTGAGACAATGCGTTTACTGTATCTCGCAGCCAACTGCGGCAATCAGTGAATTTTTATAATATGGACGATTGCTTTACCGTCTAGAATTGAAAATTGGCACCCCAAATAGTATTGAGGAGATTTCAATTGTAATCTTGGTTAGATTATGAATTAAGTAAAGTTATGTGTATAATCTAGGCTAAGTTACGTTgtaaggaaataaataaaataattgtttttgcgTGATCAGGCTCACTACCTATGATGACGTTGTATTACGAATACGCCATGTATATCTTCACAGCTTTAAAGCGTTGACATGACATAATCCCAAGGTAGTAAGGATTTTGTCATCTTTACTACAATGACATAATCCAAGAGACCTATTCCCAAACCTTGTAACGAAATTTGAGTGTAGAACTTTGGTAATATTTGGGTATaatatttgtatacctttcatgaaaatgaaaagtTATATTAATAAGGATGGGTGCGGTTTGACCTACATTTCTACCCAAATAGAGAAAAAGTCTTTATCACCAGAAACTGTCTGCAGGgcagtgcaaaaacaaaaaacaagtaaggaaggctaagttcgggtgtaaccgaacattacatactcagctgagagctttggagacaaaataagggaaaatcaccatttaggaaaattaacctaggg is a genomic window of Eurosta solidaginis isolate ZX-2024a chromosome 4, ASM4086904v1, whole genome shotgun sequence containing:
- the LOC137251375 gene encoding uncharacterized protein; the encoded protein is MMLAKMTKFSVCTLLICALLVLSAPSETESRRVIFYAPQRIQIFTSQILSAPVKERPCMKCHMRDHRGICRRVLSYNSKGIKC